One genomic segment of Rubripirellula amarantea includes these proteins:
- the recR gene encoding recombination mediator RecR — MSDQTGAVAELVEQLGRLPGIGRKSAERLAFHLLRVSESEALALAEAIRRVRQDVRYCETCFNLSEADTCALCSDTSRDTTKLCVVEQPRDLMSLEQSGVFKGLYHVLLGRVAPLEGIGPDQLTIEALVDRVRTGNFTEIIMATNPTVEGDGTSLYISNLLSEFPVEITRLARGITAGSVLEYANREMIADALTGRQKL, encoded by the coding sequence GTGAGTGATCAAACAGGAGCGGTTGCTGAGCTTGTCGAACAACTCGGTCGCCTGCCAGGAATTGGGCGAAAAAGCGCCGAAAGACTCGCTTTTCATCTCTTGCGAGTCAGTGAATCGGAAGCGCTCGCTTTAGCTGAAGCGATTCGCCGAGTGCGTCAGGACGTTCGCTACTGCGAAACCTGTTTTAACCTGTCCGAGGCGGACACCTGCGCCCTATGCTCGGACACTTCTCGTGACACCACCAAGCTATGCGTCGTCGAGCAGCCTCGCGACTTGATGAGCTTGGAACAATCGGGGGTCTTCAAAGGCCTGTATCATGTGCTGCTGGGTCGCGTTGCTCCCCTAGAAGGCATCGGCCCTGATCAGTTGACCATCGAAGCGTTGGTGGATCGCGTCCGAACGGGCAATTTCACCGAAATCATCATGGCCACCAACCCCACGGTTGAGGGTGATGGCACCTCGTTATACATCAGCAATCTGCTGAGCGAGTTTCCCGTCGAGATTACTCGGCTTGCTCGCGGCATCACCGCAGGAAGTGTTCTGGAATATGCAAATCGTGAGATGATTGCCGATGCCCTAACCGGCCGACAAAAACTATAA
- the rpoN gene encoding RNA polymerase factor sigma-54, with protein MQARQLQTQKLAPRMIQSMEILQLPTMALQERVEQEMNENPLLEQQENDPLAPDELDEERDKDTRSENEKELVVDNDHDNQEDFERLQNMVSEMPSTFDDSFRRSAGAIADDGDRRHDLMANAVSRPESLNDFLLHQLAEMDIDDDIEQMAERIVSTLDARDGGYLRTPLADLLMSGHTEADIEKAERALKIVQSLEPTGIAARSLSECLLMQINPSFSHYEEMKTLVRDHIVDLAENRLPQIAKATNYSIDLIQTVRDELHGLNPKPGAAFMETYVPNVTPDIILEQDESGEYKVRLDDDRIPSLFISEYYRRRLQDPNATSEEREFIKNKINSAQWLIDSIEQRRSTLTKVSQAIVEHQKRFLDEGPEAIEPLKMQQIADKVGVHVTTVSRAVDDKWIQTPRGILPLKRFFVGGTQTEDGEDVAWDTIRIKLQELIDKEDKSDPHSDEKLVDELKAAGMTVARRTVTKYRKKMGIPSSRQRRDWSLAKKS; from the coding sequence ATGCAAGCCCGACAGTTGCAAACGCAAAAGCTCGCTCCAAGGATGATTCAGTCCATGGAGATCCTTCAATTGCCAACGATGGCATTGCAGGAACGCGTTGAGCAAGAGATGAATGAAAATCCGTTGCTCGAACAACAGGAAAACGATCCGCTCGCCCCCGACGAACTCGACGAGGAACGCGACAAGGATACTCGCAGCGAAAACGAGAAAGAGCTGGTTGTCGATAACGATCACGACAACCAGGAAGACTTCGAACGCTTGCAGAACATGGTCTCGGAAATGCCGAGCACCTTCGACGATTCCTTTCGCCGATCGGCCGGAGCGATTGCCGATGATGGCGACCGTCGCCACGACTTGATGGCCAATGCGGTTTCTCGACCTGAATCGTTGAACGACTTTCTGCTTCACCAACTCGCGGAAATGGATATCGACGACGACATTGAGCAGATGGCCGAACGTATTGTTTCCACTCTCGATGCCCGGGACGGTGGCTACCTGCGGACACCCTTGGCTGATCTTTTGATGTCCGGACACACTGAAGCTGACATCGAAAAGGCCGAACGTGCCCTCAAAATCGTTCAGTCGCTTGAACCAACGGGGATTGCTGCTCGCAGCCTTAGCGAATGTTTGCTGATGCAAATCAATCCTTCGTTTTCTCACTATGAAGAAATGAAAACCTTGGTTCGTGACCACATCGTCGACTTGGCTGAAAATCGATTGCCCCAGATCGCCAAGGCGACGAACTATTCCATTGACCTGATTCAAACCGTCCGCGATGAATTACACGGTCTCAATCCGAAGCCAGGCGCCGCATTCATGGAGACCTATGTCCCGAATGTGACCCCGGACATCATCTTGGAACAAGACGAATCCGGCGAATACAAAGTGCGACTCGATGACGATCGCATTCCTTCGCTCTTTATCAGCGAATATTACCGCCGTCGCTTGCAAGACCCGAATGCGACGAGCGAAGAGCGTGAGTTCATCAAGAATAAGATCAACAGTGCTCAATGGTTGATCGATTCGATCGAGCAACGTCGCAGCACGTTGACGAAAGTATCGCAGGCAATCGTCGAACACCAAAAACGTTTTCTCGACGAAGGCCCTGAAGCCATCGAACCACTTAAGATGCAGCAAATCGCTGACAAAGTGGGCGTCCACGTAACCACCGTCAGCCGTGCCGTCGATGACAAATGGATCCAAACGCCTCGCGGAATCCTTCCCTTGAAGCGATTCTTCGTCGGCGGTACTCAAACCGAAGACGGGGAAGACGTTGCTTGGGACACCATTCGAATCAAGTTGCAAGAACTGATCGACAAGGAAGACAAGAGCGATCCTCATAGCGACGAAAAATTAGTGGACGAACTAAAGGCCGCGGGAATGACCGTCGCTCGCCGAACCGTGACCAAGTACCGCAAGAAGATGGGGATTCCTAGCAGTCGCCAACGTCGAGATTGGTCTTTGGCCAAAAAGTCTTAA
- a CDS encoding mannose-1-phosphate guanylyltransferase — MLHAVIMAGGSGTRFWPASRKLKPKQLLALSGQRTMIQSTVDRLGDLVPKEQQWIITNQLLADAVREQLPELPSENVVGEPCKRDTAPCVGLAAAMIQRIDADGIMVVMPSDHVIASHEKFQAAIKAGEKLIEEDPTRIVTFGIKPSYPAESFGYIERNDAATLDAGDVSAFRVKQFREKPDATTAQEYLDRGTFYWNSGIFLWRASTITDALKKNVPEMSDHLSKIADAMGSTDFDSVLQKEFSAIKGTSIDYAVMESYDNVVVIEAPFPWDDVGSWQALSRLQDPDENNNTVVGQHIGIDTKGSIIVGQPDHVIVTIDVDDLIVVQTKDATLVAPKAAEERVREAVKALEERGMTDKL, encoded by the coding sequence ATGCTCCACGCTGTCATCATGGCCGGCGGTAGCGGCACTCGATTTTGGCCCGCTTCTCGCAAACTAAAGCCCAAACAACTGCTGGCACTCTCGGGTCAGCGAACCATGATTCAATCGACGGTGGATCGCTTGGGCGATCTTGTGCCCAAAGAGCAACAGTGGATTATCACCAATCAACTGTTGGCCGACGCAGTCCGTGAACAATTACCAGAACTGCCGTCCGAGAACGTTGTGGGTGAACCGTGCAAGCGCGACACCGCCCCCTGCGTCGGCTTGGCTGCCGCCATGATCCAACGTATCGACGCTGATGGGATCATGGTTGTGATGCCTTCGGATCACGTGATTGCCTCGCACGAAAAGTTCCAAGCGGCAATCAAAGCCGGTGAAAAACTGATCGAGGAAGACCCAACTCGGATCGTAACTTTTGGGATCAAGCCATCCTATCCAGCCGAATCGTTCGGCTATATCGAGCGAAATGATGCTGCGACTCTGGATGCTGGGGACGTCAGCGCTTTTCGCGTGAAGCAGTTTCGTGAAAAGCCCGACGCCACCACTGCCCAAGAGTATCTTGATCGAGGCACGTTCTATTGGAACAGCGGCATCTTTTTGTGGCGAGCTTCGACGATCACCGACGCGCTCAAGAAGAACGTTCCCGAAATGAGCGACCACCTTTCCAAGATCGCCGACGCAATGGGCAGCACTGACTTCGATTCAGTCCTGCAAAAAGAGTTTAGTGCCATCAAAGGCACATCAATCGACTATGCCGTGATGGAATCCTACGACAACGTTGTCGTGATCGAAGCTCCGTTCCCTTGGGACGACGTCGGAAGCTGGCAAGCACTTTCGCGCTTGCAAGATCCGGATGAAAACAACAATACCGTTGTCGGTCAACACATCGGAATTGACACAAAAGGCAGCATCATCGTCGGCCAGCCTGACCACGTGATCGTCACCATTGATGTCGATGATTTGATTGTGGTGCAGACAAAAGATGCAACCTTAGTCGCCCCCAAAGCAGCCGAAGAACGTGTCCGCGAAGCCGTAAAGGCTCTCGAAGAACGCGGTATGACCGACAAACTTTAG
- a CDS encoding EF-hand domain-containing protein, translating into MISTKYTLTFVLSTVLLMCFASGPVSAQPPWGGGGGERGGRGGFGGGDRGGFDPSSFLDRLDRNGNGVLDPDEQEGPAQFLIRRMQSSDSSIEVGKPIPISKIKEGFDSMRRGREGGGDSDSDGGRDRGRGDDRGRDRGRRGDDSAGDEALIAELLVPGFGSTESLGSLMGFGATAELLTSEVSEADRVEAKKRIAYFDKNKDGVLSKDELTSQFAGNPLDFDRNRDGRLTMDELAVRYARRREGAEEARRENSRDRESKDTGRRTETEIPDIYNGRKSYRAMSERSRPEGLPGFFAEKDSNGDGQISMAEFTDEWTDESVNQFLDSDFNSDGVITADEAMRAVEEGTVSQLMASSNIGGSQSFSASSSMATESSVASSPALSGGPIDPKYISVAERIIKRRDKNNDGMLTPSEWKTMLMSPADADANRDGKITVEEYARWTISRERS; encoded by the coding sequence ATGATCTCGACTAAATACACTCTGACATTCGTTCTTAGCACCGTCTTGTTGATGTGCTTCGCCAGTGGACCTGTTTCGGCCCAGCCCCCTTGGGGCGGCGGTGGCGGCGAACGTGGTGGCCGCGGTGGGTTTGGCGGCGGAGACCGAGGTGGGTTTGATCCCAGTTCGTTTTTGGATCGCCTCGACCGTAACGGGAACGGTGTGCTTGATCCCGACGAGCAGGAAGGGCCGGCTCAGTTTTTGATCCGACGGATGCAATCGAGCGATTCAAGCATCGAAGTGGGAAAGCCAATTCCGATCAGTAAGATCAAAGAAGGCTTTGATTCGATGCGGCGGGGACGAGAAGGTGGTGGCGATAGCGACAGTGATGGAGGTCGTGACCGAGGACGCGGTGATGACCGTGGACGCGATCGGGGCCGTCGTGGCGACGATTCGGCCGGCGATGAGGCTTTGATCGCTGAGCTGCTGGTTCCTGGTTTTGGGTCTACCGAATCTTTGGGGTCGCTGATGGGCTTTGGCGCAACCGCTGAACTCCTGACATCGGAAGTCTCGGAAGCCGATCGAGTTGAAGCGAAGAAGCGGATTGCCTATTTCGATAAGAACAAAGATGGCGTTTTGTCGAAGGACGAATTGACCAGTCAGTTCGCTGGCAATCCGCTGGACTTCGATCGCAATCGTGACGGACGATTGACCATGGATGAACTCGCGGTACGTTACGCTCGCCGACGCGAAGGGGCCGAGGAAGCTCGGCGTGAAAATAGTCGCGACCGAGAAAGCAAAGATACCGGGCGAAGAACCGAGACGGAGATTCCAGACATCTACAATGGCCGCAAGTCGTACCGTGCGATGAGTGAGCGTAGTCGGCCCGAGGGATTACCAGGATTCTTTGCCGAGAAGGATTCCAACGGCGATGGCCAAATCTCGATGGCGGAGTTCACCGACGAGTGGACTGATGAGTCAGTGAATCAGTTTCTCGATTCCGATTTTAATAGCGATGGCGTGATCACGGCCGATGAAGCGATGCGAGCCGTCGAGGAAGGCACCGTTTCGCAATTGATGGCGTCTTCCAACATCGGTGGCAGCCAAAGTTTTTCGGCATCGTCATCGATGGCGACCGAGTCGTCTGTGGCTTCGTCGCCTGCGTTATCGGGCGGTCCGATTGATCCGAAATATATCAGCGTCGCCGAACGTATCATCAAACGTCGTGATAAGAACAACGATGGCATGCTGACGCCATCGGAGTGGAAAACGATGTTGATGAGTCCGGCCGACGCCGACGCCAATCGAGATGGAAAGATTACCGTCGAAGAATATGCCCGTTGGACAATTTCACGCGAACGATCTTGA